From the genome of Aerococcus urinaehominis:
TGTATTGACCGGGTTCAAATTTATTGCGGAAAAGATTAAACAGTATGAAGCAGATGGCTCACAAAGCTTCTTGTTTGGTTTTGAAGAATCTTATGGTTACCTAATTAAACCTTTTGTGCGTGATAAGGATGCTATTCAAGCCCTAGTTTTACTTGCAGAAGTTGCTGCCTATTACAAAGACCAAGGACAGACTGTTTATGATGGTCTAGAAGCCCTTTATCAAGAATACGGCTATTTCCAAGAGAAAACCATTTCCGTTTCTTTACCAGGTCAAGAAGGTGCTGCTAAGATTAAAGAAGTGATGGATGGGTTACGTCAAGAACCATTAACTGAATTAGCTGGGGTTGCCATTGAGGTAACGGAAGACTATGCAAGTGCTAAACGCTTTAAGCAAGACGGCACTGAGGAAGATATGGCTATTGACCAGGCTAATGTCTTGAAGTACTATCTAGCTGATGGCACTTGGGTAGCGGTACGCCCTTCAGGTACGGAACCAAAAATTAAATTCTATATTGGTACAGTTGGGGAGAGTCTGGAAGATGCCCAAGCTAAAATTGACCAATATGCTGAGGTGCTAGCCAAATTAATGGATTAAGCCATTTAGTAAGGAAAGATAAAATATGGCAGTTGAAAACTTAAGTTTAGTAATTATTACTGGGATGAGCGGGGCCGGCAAGACTGTGGCCCTGCAGTCTTTTGAGGATATGGGTTACTTTTGTGTGGACAACCTGCCACCGTCGCTTTTGCCCAAATTTTGGGAATTGATTAAGGAATCAGGGAAAATTGCCAAAATTTGCTTGGTTATGGATCTGCGTTCCCGGGATTTCTTTGATGAATTGATTGATGTGGTAGCGGGGATGGATAACCGTGCCATGATTCATATGAAGGTGGTCTTTTTAGAAGCAAATGATACTGAGCTAGTGTCCCGTTATAAGGAAACCAGGCGTAGCCACCCCTTACAACTAGAAGGTGGCACAATTTTAGAGGGTATCCACCGTGAGTGCGCCCTTTTAGAGGATATTCGTATGCGGTCACAATTAATCATAGATACCAGTGACCTGTCGCCTCGACAATTGCGCGAGCGCTTGATGGAGGAATTCAAGCAGGCGGATGACCGGTCGTTCATGGTTGAAGTGATGTCCTTTGGCTTTAAGTACGGCATTCCGATTGATGCTGATATTGTTATGGATGTCCGCTTCTTACCCAACCCCCACTATATAGACGACTTACGGCCCTTAACTGGTTTGGATAAGCCAGTTTATGATTATGTGATGGCCCAAGAAGATACTGAAGTTTTTTATCGCAAATTTGTTGATCTAGTGGATTTTACCTTGCCCCGCTATGAACAAGAAGGAAAAAGTTCGGTGACCATTGCTATCGGTTGTACAGGTGGTCAGCACCGGTCGATTGCCCTAACTGAACGCTTGGGCAACCATGTGGCTGATTTGGGTTATCGAGTTAATAAAACTCACCGGGACCGGCTCAAACGTAAAGAATCGGTGAACCGGTCATGATTGCTAATGAAAATGAACGTCCGAAGATAACAGTTATCGGCGGAGGTACTGGCCTGCCAGTGCTCTTGTCTGGTTTGAAAGAAGCCAATTGCGATGTGACAGCCATTGTGACAGTTGCTGATGATGGTGGGTCGAGTGGGGCCATTCGTAATTCAGTTAAAACCATTCCTCCGGGCGACATCCGTAATTGTTTAGTGGCTTTGTCTAATATAGAAGATATTTATAAAGATATTTTCCAGTATCGTTTTGCGCCGGAGGACCAAGAATTTTCCGGCCATGCCATTGGCAACCTGATTATCGCAGCTTTGGCAGAAATGCGGGGAGATGTCTATGCCGCTTTAAAATTGTTGGCGATGATGATGGATGTTCAAGGTCAGGTTCTGCCTGCGGCTGAGGAGCCGCTGGTTCTCCAGGCGCATTTCCAAGATGGCAGTTTTATTGAGGGAGAAACTAGTATAGTGGCCAAACGCCAAGCCATTGATAAAATTGGTGTTAGGGTAGTGGATGGTTACGAGGCCCGCCGCCCCCATGCAGGACGTGGCGTTCTCAAGGCTATTGAGACGGCCGATTTTATCATTCTGGGACCTGGCTCCTTGTATACCTCAATCCTACCCAACCTGGTTATTGATGAAATCCGCCAGGCAATTTTAGATACACCTGCCCAGCTACTGTATATTTGTAATATTATGACTCAGATTGGAGAGACAGAACATTTTTCTGATGCTGATCATGTTAGAGTAATCAATAGCCATCTGGGCCAAAATAGGGTAGACTATATTTTGGCTAATAATGCGGTAGTACCAAAAGCTTATATTAATCGACCAGAAACACCTGAATACTTGGTCCAGGTCAGCCATGATAGTGTTGGCCTAGCTGACCAGGGTATTCAGCTGGTTGAGGCTGATTTTTTAGCTCTTGAGGACAAGGGCGTTTACCATGATCGGCGTAAGTTGGTGAATGAAATTCTAAAAATCTACCGTCGCCACTATAAATAAGTTGAGAGGAGCCTGGTCCAGTGTCTTATGCCAGTGATGTTAAGAAGGAATTAACCCAATTGGAGGTAGACAGTGAACATGCTCGGTCTGAGTTGGCGGCTTTGCTGAGGATGAACGGTTTGATTAACTTGAGTAATCGTCAGTTGGTTTTAAATGTGCAAACAGAAAATGCCGCGATTGCGCGGCGGATTTATTCTCTGTTAACCAATTTTTTCAATATTGTTCCGGAAATTTTAATCCGACGGAAGATGAAGTTGAAAAAGAATAATATCTATATTGTCCAGATTCAAGATGATGTAGAGGGTTTACTTAAGGAGATGAATATTTTTGGAGATCATTTTATAAATCCGCATATTTCTCCGGAAATTATGGGAAATGATCAAAGAAAGCGATCTTATCTGCGCGGTGCTTTTCTAGCAGGTGGCTCTGTCAACAATCCAGAAACTTCTTCTTATCATTTAGAGATTTATTCTGACCATAAGCAGCATAATGATGATATTGTGACCATGCTAAATAGTTTTAACCTTAATGCGCGAGCGATTGATCGGCGTAATGGATACATTGCCTATTTAAAAGAAGCAGAAAAGATTTCTGAATTTTTAACTCTGGTAGGGGCCACTAATGCCATGCTACATTTCGAAGATATTCGCATTTGGCGGGATATGACTAATTCAGTTAATCGTTTAATGAATTGTGATAATGCAAACCTTAATAAGACGGTTAATGCGGCTAGCCAGCAGTTAGAGAATATTCGTTATTTAGATGAGCGGATTGGACTAGGAGAATTGCCGGATAAGCTCCAGGAAGTCGCCCAGGTTCGGTTGGAAAATCCTGATGCTTCACTTAAGGAATTGGGGCAGCTTTTACCTAGTGGTCAGGTGTCTAAATCAGGTGTTAACCACCGCTTGCGACGTATTAACCAGATGGCAGAAAAATTACGAACCCAGGGTTCTTTATAATATAGCAAGTTAAGCGGCCGAGACATTTGTCCCGGCCGCTTTTTATAGGTAACTTACTAGCTAGTCTAGTTAGGATTGCTAACGGTATTGATCGTAATTTCCTGCAAGTTTTCTTGTTTTTTGCGTAAAAATTGTACCTGGCGAACATTGACTTCAACGGTATAAACAGTCTGACCTTCTTTATTCTCATAGCTGCGACTTTGTAGGTTGCCGATAATCGCTATTTCATCACCCTTTTTAAGGTAGCGAGCCATCAGCTTGCCGGTAGCATTCCAAGCAACGATAGGAATAAAATCAGTGCGGTCCTTGTCTTGGTTAAATGAGCGCGGAATCGCTAGGACATTATTTAAAACCGCATTGCCTGTATTGGAAAATTCTTTGAGGTCGACTTCGCGGGCTAGCCGACCAATCGCTTGAAATTGGTTCATATATTTACCTCCTTTCACTATATAAATACGTAAAAAAATAGCCTTTTAGCTGCCAAAATTTTATTTGATGATTGAATAGTTTACAATAATAGTAAAGGAGTTTGATGATATGCATTTGCTAATGATAGAGGATAGTGAAAGTGTCCAAGAGATGATGGCCATTTTTTTTGATCAGCAGGAGGGCTGGCAAGTTGAGTCCTGTTACGATGGAGAATCTGGCTTGGCCTATTTTGAAGACCACCAGGATGAGCTAGATATGATTATACTAGATCTTAATCTACCCAAATTGGATGGTATCTCGGTGTGCCAAGCTATTCGCCAACAAAATAAATTGATACCGATTATTATGTTGACGGCTAGGGACTCTGAGTCAGACCAAGTGCTCGGTTTTAATGTCGGGGCTGATGATTATGTGACTAAACCTTTTAGCCCGGTTACCCTATTAGCTCGTATTCAGGCTTTGTACCGGCGCTACCGTAGTCAAATGAACGACGATGGCCAAGCAAATAACCAAGGAGAGGTGCCTGGTATGGTAAAAACCGGCCAGCTGACAATTAATCCTGCTACCCGGGAGGTTATTTATATGGGGCAGGAAATTGCTAATTTAACACCCAAAGAATTCGAAATCTTAAACTTATTAGCTAGCCACCCTAAACAAGTCTTTACCCGTGACCATTTACTGAATAGTCTGTGGGAGAGCCCTTTTTACGGTGATGAGCGGACGGTGGATGCACATATAAAAAAATTAAGACAGAAGATTGAAAAAATTGGACCGTCCTTAATTCAAACAGTCTGGGGTGTTGGTTATAAGTATGAAGAAGTTGAGGTGGACTAGTTGCACTACTTTTTTCGTCAGCTAGCAGCTTTTCTGGTTGTTATTTTAGTAACTGTCATGACGATGGGCTTTTCTTTGGTCAACTTTACTTCGAATGAGATTTATGAACGTGAGGAAGCACGCTTGTTAGAGCTGGCTGCTTCTATCATGGTGCAGCCACTCAGTCAGGATTATTTAAGTGATATTGAACTGATTTTACAGGGCAATAATGTTAAGGTAGCCTACTATGATGCCAGCGATCAGCTAGTCTATCCTGGCTGGGACCAGATTGGTAACGGGCCCCAGAATAATGCTTTGAATACGGGAGAAAGGCTCCGTCTGCGTCAAGGTCGTTATCTAGGCCTTAGAGCCTATGATATGGGGTTTTCTAATGATAATAATGATGCTTGGTCGGTCTTTGTGCCTATTCGTGATAGCCAAGGCAACTACCAGGGCTATCTTGTTTTGGGGACACCGACTCGCCTAGTAGACAAGTTTTTACTTAATCTACAAGATAATATTGTTAAAGGTTTTACTTTAGCAGCGCTAGTGGCAATTGTTTTAAGTGCAGCCTTTGCTCATTACCAGCAGCGCCGATTTAGTGAGTTTTCTCGGGCGACCAAGGAAATTGCAGCTGGTGATTATGATATTAGTTTGACTAGTAAGGGACGCGATACGATTGATTATTTGGCAGCTGATTTCAATACTATGATTGCTTCTCTTAAAGCTTCCCAAGCTGAAGTGTTGCGCCAGCAAGACCTGCGCCAACAATTAATGTTAGATGTTGCCCACGAGATGCGGACACCCCTAACAACCATGAATGGTATCTTAGAGGGTTTTGCGCATGGTTTAATCAAGGAAGATAAGCGTGAGCAATCCATGCGTCTCCTTTACAATGAGACCAACCGATTAATTCGTTTAGTTAATGAAAACTTAGACTATGAAAAGATTTTAAACGAAGATGATCCTCTGCACCGACAGGTTTTTAAAGTGCAACCTGTTCTAGCTGATATCCTCTTACAAATGGAAAGCATCGCCCAAGACCAGGGCAACCAGATGATATTGGACTGCTCAGAAGAAATTGAAGTCTATGCAGATTTTGATCGCTTTCGGCAAATTTTTGTCAATTTACTGAAAAATGCCAACCAGTTTACTGAACATGGTAAAATTAAAGTAACGGCTGACTACGATCAGGGCTTGACCAAGATAGCCGTGGCGGATACCGGCATTGGCATGTCCACTGATCAACAAGCTCATATCTTTGAGCGCTTTTATAAGGCGGATGCCTCACGCAAGAATTCTCAATATGGGGAAGCAGGCATCGGTCTAGCCTTGGTAGCTAAGCTTTTGGAGCGCCACCAGGCTGATATTATGGTGGACAGCCAGTTAGGCCAAGGATCAACTTTTACAGTTAGCTTCAAGTCAGAAAAATTAATTAAAGAATAAGAAAGTGTTTGTATGATATTTTTAGGTTGGTTACAAGAGCTAGTTGCCCTTATTTTTGAAGGCCGTGTTAACCATTATCCCTTGCTACAATTAATTATCTTCAGTTTGGATAAGACGCTAATCTACCTGGGTTGCTATCTCTTAGGGCGTTGGCTCTGGCTTAAATATGTTAAGGGGCAGTCCTTTGGTCAGACTAATTGGTGGCGGGAAAGTTTAATTTTTATCAGTTTAGCCTACGCCTTGATGCTAATCCATTTAACTGTCCTACGCTATGATTGGCAATGGTGGCAGTTGACTTGGTATGTTGACCGGTCGTGGTCAGATTTTCATTGGCTACCCTTAGTCGATACGGTTAAGTTACTCGATGGGGATTCACGTTTTTCTTACTGGTATAACTTTTTTGGCAATGTCCTCTGGTTTATCCCGCTTGGCTTTTTATGGCCTTTATTTAGTAAAAGACGCCACCTCATGTTTTCAACCCTAACCTTTGGACTAGCAGTGAGTTGCTTGATTGAGATCTTGCAGTTTTATTTTTATACTGGGGTTTCCCATGTTGATGATATTATTTTTAATTGTGCTGGTACGGTCTTAGGTTATCTACTATATGATCTAGGGCAGTTGGTTATTAGCTATCAAAAGGAGCATTAATTTGGCAATTTATAAGTTAAAAAAAGCGGCTAGCCAGGCTTTAAGGGCTGGTCGTCAATTGTTAAAGCCTGAGGATTTTAGTCAGTTGGCTGACTACCAGGATGGTGATTTGGTTGATCTAGTCGACCACCGGGGCCAATTTCTGGGTCGGGCCTATTTGTCTCAGCAAAATAAAGGGTTGGGTTGGGTTTTTAGTAAGCAGCCAGGTCAAAATATGAACCAAGCTTTCTTTACCCATCTTTTTGACCAGGCCAAGCAGAAACGGGCAGCACTCTTTGCTGACCCCTTGACTACAGCCTTTAGAGTTTTTAATGGTGATGGGGACGGCTTAGGTGGTCTATCTATCGATTATTATGCTGGTTACTTGCTGATTCAATGGTATTCTACTGGAATTTACAGCTATCGTGACCAGATTTTAGCGGCTCTGGCGGCAGTTTATCCTCAGGCTCGCGCTGTGATTGGTAAAAACCGCTTTGACCAGGCTGGTCTAGCCATCAGTGAAGTATTGGTTGGCCAGGAGCCCGCCAGTGATTTGCTAGTTTTGGAGAATGGGATTAATTATCTTGTGAACTTAAACGAAGGTTGGATGACTGGGATTTTCTTGGACCAAAGAGATGTCAGACTGTTTATTCAGACAGAATTGGCGGCCGGACGGCGTCTATTGAATACTTTTTCTTATACTGGTGCTTTTGGCGTGGCAGCGGCTATGGGCGGGGCAATTACGACGACAAATGTCGATGTAGCCAACCGGTCCCAAGCCCTAACTGAGTCTCAGTACCAAGCAAATGGACTAGATTTAGGAGCCATGCGGGTTTATACCATGGATGTCTTTTCATACTTTGATTATGCAGCTAAACACGGTGAAAGCTACGATATTATTGTGATGGATCCGCCAAGCTTTGCTCGCCATAAAAAAGGTACCTTTAAGGCAACCAGGGATTACCGTCAGTTGGTCAGTGAGGCTCTGACAATTTTAGCACCGCAAGGCTATCTGGTCTGCTCGACCAATGCTAGCAACTATCGACCAGAGGACTTTTTGGCTGACATCAAGGCTGGCGCAAAAGATCAAGCCACTAAAATTAGTCTATTACAAAGCTTTAGCCTACCAAGTGATTTTCCAGTACCAGCCAGTAGCCCGGAGAGCGATTATTTGAAGGTTAATGTATTTAAGAAAGAGAGGGTGTGAGACTCGGCGATCAGGCATAGACCACTGGAAGGAAGCTGACCAACAGCTGTAAGCTATTGAGTCAGGTTCCTGAAGTGGCGACCTGCCTGCTGAGTCGATCCCAACTATGCTGATAACATTCGTATAATAGTAGGAGCCTGGGACTTATGAGCCAGGCTTTGGAGAGGGAAGAGTTGGATGGGCCAGCTCTTTTTATTTTCACTAAATAAAAAATGCCAGGACAAATGTCACTGGCATCGTGAATTATAAATTAGCTCATAGACATCCAGGCAGCATTTTGTCCGGCAGTATAACCGGTTACAAAGGCGGCAGTGATATTATAACCACCGGTGTAGCCATTAATGTCTAGGAGTTCGCCACAGATAAAGAGGTGGGGGTTAAGTTTGGATTGCATGGCGTGGGGCCAAATCTCTTTAAGGTTAACACCACCGCCGGTAACAAAGCCTTTTTCAATTGGCCAGGTACCAGTTACCTTGAAGCTATAAGCTTTGATAGCCTGGCAGAGCTTTTCAATCTGTTGGTTGGAGAGGTCATGAGCTGAGCGGTCTTGGGAAATCTGGCATTGGTCTAAGAGGAATTTAGCATAGCGTTCAGGCATCCATTGCTTAAGTAATTTAGTTAGACTGCCGGGATAATTATCCTCCCGGGCGTGGACAAAAGCCTGGCGTAGGTCTTGGTAACTCAAGTCAGGTTGGCAGTCCAGGCTCATCGTGACTTCTTTTTCGCTATCCTGGCTCAAGCTTTGATTAACAAACATGGAGCAACGTAGGGCAGCTGGACCGGAGATACCGAAGTGGGTGAAAATCATATCCATGCGGTGGTTGATAATTGTCTTACCAGCTGGATTCAGTACTTTTAAATCAATGTCACGCAGGGTCAATCCCTGGAGGGTCTTGTCTTTTATAAAGCCTTCCTCAGAAGTAATTGGAGCTTCGGTAGGGTAAAGCGGGGTGATGTGGTGGCCAGCTTGCTTAGCCAGCTTGTAGCCATCTCCAGTGGTACCGGTTCTAGGATAGGACTTGCCGCCAACAGCTAGAATAAGCGTCCTAGCCATTTCAACCTGACCACCATCTAAAACCACGCCAATTTGCTTGTCTTGATCTAGGACGAGGGATTTAACCTGAACCTTGGTCTGGACTTCGATTTTAGCTTGCTTGATCTCCTCAATAAAGACATTGAGGATGGTTTTGGCCGAGTCAGTAGTGGGAAACATGCGTCCGTGGTCTTCTTCCTTGAGCGCTACGCCCCGGTCAGTGAAAAAGGCCATAATGTCGTAGTTGTCAAAATTAGAAAAAGCGGAGTATAAAAATTTTCCGTTACCGGGAATGTGACGAATGACCTCATCGGCAGGCCGGTTGTTGGTGACATTACAACGGGTGCCACCCGTTAAAAGTAACTTTTTACCTAGACTGGGATTTTTTTCAATAATTTTAATGGATTGAGCGCCATTGAGACTGGCAGAAACTGCGGCCATCAGGCCACTGGTGCCGCCACCAATGACAAGTACATCGTAGATCATAGGAGCCTCCTTTATTTCCCAAAGTATAGCATGACCAGAAATTTTTTTAAATAAGCTCTGGTTCATTAAAAGTTCAAAGAAAGATGGTAGACTATAGAAAACAAGAGAAAGGGGCATGACATGTATATTGAGCTAAAAGATGTCGTTAAGACCTATGGGGAGGGTCGGTCCCAGGTTGTGGCGAATGACCATATCTCCTTTGGTATTAACCAGGGAGAGTTTGTCGTCATTCTAGGGCCATCAGGCGCCGGTAAGTCAACGACCTTAAATATTTTAGGGGGCATGGATAAGCCAACCGCTGGTGAGATTTGGGTGGCTGGCCAAGACATCAGCCAATTAGATGATAAAGGTCTAACCAAATATCGCCGCGATAAGGTAGGCTTTGTTTTTCAATTCTATAATTTGCTACCTAACTTAACGGCACTGGAAAATGTAGAAATGAGTGAACAAATTGCTCAAGACCCGATTGCTGCCGACCAAGCCTTGGCGTCAGTCGGTTTGGACCATCGGGCTAGCAATTTCCCGGCCCAATTATCAGGAGGCGAGCAGCAAAGGGTGTCGATTGCTCGAGCTTTAGCCAAGAATCCAGACCTCCTGCTCTGTGATGAACCAACTGGGGCCCTAGATAGTGAAACAGGCCGGCAGGTGTTGGATATCTTGCAACAGCAAAGCCGCCAACATCATACGACGGTAGTTGTGATTACCCACAACCAGACCATTGCCCAGATGGCGGATCGGGTTATCCATATTAATAATGCTAGGGTTGCGAATATTGAAGAAAATAGTCAGCCTAAGTCAGTTGCAGAGATTGAGTGGTAGTAATGACTAAGAAAACTTTATGGAAAGATAACTTTAGAGAGATATCGCGTAATTTATCACGTTTTATTGCCTTGATGGCTATTATTATCCTAGGTACTGGTTTTTTCGTAGGTATTCGCGCAGCGGCACCGGATATGAAGGCTACTGCTGACCAATACTTTAGCCAACAATATTTACAAGACCTAGATATTCAGTCAACAGCTGGTCTCTATCAAGCAGATCTTGACCGCTTGGAAGAAGTAGAGGGTGTGGATTGGTATCCCTATGCCAGTGTTGACCGAGAGATTGCGGGTAGCCAAGAACTGGTTCGCTTCTATCCCAACTTCAATGAAATGGGGGATATTAATCATTTTAATGTCCAGGAAGGCCGGTTGCCCCAGGCTGATGATGAAATTGCTTTGGAGCTGGGCCGTACCGACCATAAAATTGGTGACCAAATCACTCTGACTGACCTAGGCCTTGTTGATAATGACCAAGCACCACACTTGACTACAGATAAATTTACCGTGGTAGGTCTGGTTAAATCACCTTTATATATTGATGAAACGGCTAGTCGTTTTACTAATATTGGTAATGGTCGGCTTAATGGTTTGGCGGTGGTCCAGCCTCAGATAATTGTAGGTGAGCTTTATACTAATATTGCTGGGCGGATTCCTGCTGCTGCTGATTTAGCTGCTTTTTCAGAGGACTATGAAGATTTGGTGGCAGACCGTTTGGCTGCCAGCGAAGCAGTTCTAAAGGATCGTCCTGACCAGGTAAAAGCCAACCTACAAGCTGATCTCGACCAGGAAATTGACCAAGGCCAAACCCAACTTGACCAGGCCAAACAAGCCTTGGCGATGACACAAGCACGAGTGGAACAAACGGCAGCTGCCCTTAGCCAGCCACAAGTTGCCTTGCCCGGACAAGATGTTAGTCAAGTTCAGGCCCAGCTAGACCAGGCTAGTCAAGCCCTGACCCAGGCTCAGGCAGAAGTCAACCAGCAAGAAAGCCAATTAGCTGAGGCGCGCCGAGAGGTAGCCCAAATTAGTAAGCCTAATTATATAATTAATGACCGAGAGAGTGTGTCAGGATATTATGAGTATGCCGACAATGCTGATCGGATTGCAGCCATAGCTAATGTTTTCCCAATTTTCTTCTTTCTGATTGCAGTTTTGGTCAGTTTTACCACTATGACACGGATGGTTGATGAGCAGCGCACCCAGATTGGTACCTTAAAGGCCTTGGGCTACCGACCAGCCGAGATAATGACTAAATATGCCAGCTATGCCCTCTTGGCAAGTCTATTGGGTTCAATGATTGGTATTGGTGTGGGGAACTACCTTTTTCCTTATGTCATTATGTATGCCTACCAGACCATGTTTAACTTCCCAAGCTTTGTTTTTAATTTTTATTGGTTGGATGTTTTACTAGCTCTAGTTATTGCGGTGATAACCACAGTAGGCCCTGCTATTTATACGACTTGGCAGACCTTACGGGAAAACACTGCTCAGCTCTTGCGACCAAAACCGCCTAAGGATGGGGACCATATTCTGCTAGAAAAAATTCCAGCCTTGTGGTCTCGTCTCGGTTTCCAGAGCAAGATTACCTTGCGTAATATTTTCCGCTACAAGGGTCGCAATGCCATGACAGTTATTGGCATAGCTGGTTGTACCGCCCTAATTTTAACCGGACTGGGTATCTCGGATTCAATTGCTGGTTTGGCCCAGGCCCAGTTCTATCATTTTCAAACTGCCGATGCTACTGTATCCTTGCAAACTGACCTGGGTCAGGACCAGTATCAAGAGCTTATTGACCAGGTTAATCAGGATGAGCGTATTCAAAATTACTTGGCCTATGCTAACCTGCGCTACCAGACTGATAGCCAGGGGGATGTGCTTAGTCAGGATGTTAATGTGAACGTGCTAGCAGATGACCAGGCTAATACCGATTTTTTCAATTTTGTTGATCCTAATAATCCAGATCAGACCTTAACTTTAGACCAGTCAGGGGCTATTGTGACAGAAAAGCTCTTAGACCTCTTAGACTTAGAAGTTGGGGACAATCTGGTGCTAAAAAATGAACAAGGTGAGGAATTAATAGTGCCAATTGCAGGAGCCAGCCTGTCTTATGTTTATCATGATGTCTATTTGACTAGCCAATTGTATGAAGACTTGACGGGTCAAACGGCTGCTAATAATCGTGTGCTCTTGGCCTACCAGGCTAATCTATCTACTGACCAGGTGGACCAATTAACTAGTGATTTGACGGCTTTAGCTGGGGTGGCTGGTGTTATTGATACGGACGAAATGGCTGCGATGTTCGACCAAACTATTGAGATGCTGGATATTATTACCATTGTCTTGATTCTGGCCGCGGCTAGTCTAGCCTTTATTGTTCTTTACAGCTTGACCAATATTAATGTATCTGAGCGGATTCGTGAGTTATCCACTATTAAGGTGCTTGGCTTTTATCCGCTTGAGGTTAGCATGTATATTTACCGGGAGACCCTAATCCTAGCTAGCGCGGGGATTTTTCTGGGATGGGGACTAGGCTATTTGCTCTGTCGCTATATCTTGTCTACGGTAGAAGTTGATTTTATGCGTTTCCCAGTGGCTGTTAACTGGCAGAGCTATTTGCTAGCTAGCTTACTTTCTCTAGCCTTCTCACTGATTGTCATGATGATCATGCATGTGAAACTGAAAAGAGTAGATATGGTTGAAGCCCTAAAAGGGGTTGAGTAATCACTCATATTAAGTGTGCTTTAGCTTTGAAAAATTAAGCTCTGAGGGTGTGATTTTTGTCGCACCCTTATTTTTTATTCCCGGGTGGCTCTTAAGCGACCAGTATTGACCTTTTTTTGAGGGGTGTGGTATATTCACTATGAAGAAAAATGAAGGATGAGAATATGGACCAATTAGGAATAGTGATTGAGCCTGTTTCTGCTGACCAGGCTGGAAAAGTAAGAATTATCAATCAAAATACTGCTGTTAGCGCTGTTGCTGAGGGCGCAGATCATGAATTTTTAAAAAATGAGTTGGTGCGCATCTGTCGTATCAAGGACAATGTTGCTTACTGCCAGCAATCTATGTTGGATTTATAGTTAAAGTTAGAGCGAAAATGTTGCTTGGATAGCAACATTTTTTCTATTATTGGCTAAACAAGTGCTAGGAAAAAGCAAAATTT
Proteins encoded in this window:
- the whiA gene encoding DNA-binding protein WhiA, whose protein sequence is MSYASDVKKELTQLEVDSEHARSELAALLRMNGLINLSNRQLVLNVQTENAAIARRIYSLLTNFFNIVPEILIRRKMKLKKNNIYIVQIQDDVEGLLKEMNIFGDHFINPHISPEIMGNDQRKRSYLRGAFLAGGSVNNPETSSYHLEIYSDHKQHNDDIVTMLNSFNLNARAIDRRNGYIAYLKEAEKISEFLTLVGATNAMLHFEDIRIWRDMTNSVNRLMNCDNANLNKTVNAASQQLENIRYLDERIGLGELPDKLQEVAQVRLENPDASLKELGQLLPSGQVSKSGVNHRLRRINQMAEKLRTQGSL
- a CDS encoding VanZ family protein, with protein sequence MIFLGWLQELVALIFEGRVNHYPLLQLIIFSLDKTLIYLGCYLLGRWLWLKYVKGQSFGQTNWWRESLIFISLAYALMLIHLTVLRYDWQWWQLTWYVDRSWSDFHWLPLVDTVKLLDGDSRFSYWYNFFGNVLWFIPLGFLWPLFSKRRHLMFSTLTFGLAVSCLIEILQFYFYTGVSHVDDIIFNCAGTVLGYLLYDLGQLVISYQKEH
- a CDS encoding single-stranded DNA-binding protein, with the translated sequence MNQFQAIGRLAREVDLKEFSNTGNAVLNNVLAIPRSFNQDKDRTDFIPIVAWNATGKLMARYLKKGDEIAIIGNLQSRSYENKEGQTVYTVEVNVRQVQFLRKKQENLQEITINTVSNPN
- a CDS encoding gluconeogenesis factor YvcK family protein, whose protein sequence is MIANENERPKITVIGGGTGLPVLLSGLKEANCDVTAIVTVADDGGSSGAIRNSVKTIPPGDIRNCLVALSNIEDIYKDIFQYRFAPEDQEFSGHAIGNLIIAALAEMRGDVYAALKLLAMMMDVQGQVLPAAEEPLVLQAHFQDGSFIEGETSIVAKRQAIDKIGVRVVDGYEARRPHAGRGVLKAIETADFIILGPGSLYTSILPNLVIDEIRQAILDTPAQLLYICNIMTQIGETEHFSDADHVRVINSHLGQNRVDYILANNAVVPKAYINRPETPEYLVQVSHDSVGLADQGIQLVEADFLALEDKGVYHDRRKLVNEILKIYRRHYK
- a CDS encoding sensor histidine kinase is translated as MHYFFRQLAAFLVVILVTVMTMGFSLVNFTSNEIYEREEARLLELAASIMVQPLSQDYLSDIELILQGNNVKVAYYDASDQLVYPGWDQIGNGPQNNALNTGERLRLRQGRYLGLRAYDMGFSNDNNDAWSVFVPIRDSQGNYQGYLVLGTPTRLVDKFLLNLQDNIVKGFTLAALVAIVLSAAFAHYQQRRFSEFSRATKEIAAGDYDISLTSKGRDTIDYLAADFNTMIASLKASQAEVLRQQDLRQQLMLDVAHEMRTPLTTMNGILEGFAHGLIKEDKREQSMRLLYNETNRLIRLVNENLDYEKILNEDDPLHRQVFKVQPVLADILLQMESIAQDQGNQMILDCSEEIEVYADFDRFRQIFVNLLKNANQFTEHGKIKVTADYDQGLTKIAVADTGIGMSTDQQAHIFERFYKADASRKNSQYGEAGIGLALVAKLLERHQADIMVDSQLGQGSTFTVSFKSEKLIKE
- a CDS encoding response regulator transcription factor → MHLLMIEDSESVQEMMAIFFDQQEGWQVESCYDGESGLAYFEDHQDELDMIILDLNLPKLDGISVCQAIRQQNKLIPIIMLTARDSESDQVLGFNVGADDYVTKPFSPVTLLARIQALYRRYRSQMNDDGQANNQGEVPGMVKTGQLTINPATREVIYMGQEIANLTPKEFEILNLLASHPKQVFTRDHLLNSLWESPFYGDERTVDAHIKKLRQKIEKIGPSLIQTVWGVGYKYEEVEVD
- the rapZ gene encoding RNase adapter RapZ, with the protein product MAVENLSLVIITGMSGAGKTVALQSFEDMGYFCVDNLPPSLLPKFWELIKESGKIAKICLVMDLRSRDFFDELIDVVAGMDNRAMIHMKVVFLEANDTELVSRYKETRRSHPLQLEGGTILEGIHRECALLEDIRMRSQLIIDTSDLSPRQLRERLMEEFKQADDRSFMVEVMSFGFKYGIPIDADIVMDVRFLPNPHYIDDLRPLTGLDKPVYDYVMAQEDTEVFYRKFVDLVDFTLPRYEQEGKSSVTIAIGCTGGQHRSIALTERLGNHVADLGYRVNKTHRDRLKRKESVNRS